A part of Drosophila bipectinata strain 14024-0381.07 chromosome 3L, DbipHiC1v2, whole genome shotgun sequence genomic DNA contains:
- the laza gene encoding phospholipid phosphatase 1 — MNTFKRGFFCSDLSIRYPYRECTITVPMLLLMMLLLPMLFLAVAEIMRICKRFRTRLYLRNLWRAEATFSFGFIATYLTTELAKHAVGRLRPHFFHACQPRLDDGSSCADVQNADLYVEQFHCSNRDLSALQIRELHVSFPSAHSSLSFYSMFLLALYVDGAWRGRGGVRVLRHLLQFVLLMVALCVSLSRVADYWHHWSDVLAGALLGLAYATITAVYVGDLLRRRHRPRQSALGYSHHLHHHHHQLMADKNAGAKVHFLGANAASMTTSTPLDDLHSRDSDPEDSNESDHSHDCHDSRDSCDGDEDDDDVDMYKPPASRPPSQSDLSHVV; from the coding sequence ATGAACACCTTCAAGCGCGGATTCTTCTGCTCGGACCTGAGTATACGTTACCCGTATCGGGAGTGCACCATCACGGTGCcaatgctgctgctgatgatgcTCCTGCTGCCGATGCTGTTCCTGGCCGTGGCGGAGATCATGCGCATCTGCAAGCGGTTCCGCACACGGCTATACCTGCGCAACCTGTGGCGCGCCGAGGCTACCTTCAGCTTCGGCTTCATCGCAACCTACCTGACCACGGAGCTAGCCAAGCATGCTGTGGGGCGACTACGGCCCCACTTCTTCCACGCCTGCCAACCGCGCCTGGATGACGGCAGCAGCTGCGCGGACGTACAAAACGCGGACCTGTACGTGGAGCAGTTCCACTGCTCCAACCGCGACCTCTCCGCTCTCCAGATCCGGGAGCTGCACGTCAGCTTCCCCAGCGCCCACAGCAGCCTCAGCTTTTACTCGATGTTCCTGCTGGCCCTGTATGTGGACGGGGCATGGCGCGGCCGTGGTGGAGTGCGAGTGCTTCGCCACCTGCTCCAGTTCGTGCTTTTGATGGTAGCGCTATGCGTGTCCCTCAGCCGGGTAGCCGACTACTGGCACCATTGGAGCGACGTCTTGGCTGGCGCCCTGCTGGGTCTAGCTTACGCCACCATCACGGCCGTTTACGTGGGCGACCTGCTTCGCCGCCGGCACCGCCCAAGGCAGTCGGCCCTCGGCTACAGCCACCACcttcaccaccaccaccaccaactaATGGCGGACAAGAACGCTGGCGCCAAGGTGCACTTCCTGGGAGCAAACGCCGCCTCGATGACAACCAGCACTCCTCTGGATGATCTGCATAGCCGGGACTCGGACCCGGAGGACTCCAACGAGTCTGACCATTCCCACGACTGCCACGACTCCCGGGACTCTTGTGATGGGGAtgaggacgacgacgacgtcGACATGTACAAACCGCCCGCTTCCCGGCCACCTTCCCAGAGCGATCTCTCCCACGTCGTGTGA
- the LOC108131472 gene encoding putative phosphatidate phosphatase: MSFSLRVSTPVRPLVDLALMGLLLVIVENFARIWGPPTSRGFFCDDQTLMYPYNENTISSSLLHLLGLYLPLLSLFLVESLLCRSKGASSWSHYWPVYNVVRWFLYGYVFNDLLKSIGKQTIGRLRPHFFAACRPVFPDGTTCADVGRQGVSEYHEDYVCQPQISGASQEVLKDMLVSFPSGHSAMAFYGLVFVALHIRRRRWPLEGSLLGPVIQLVCVAVAWFVALSRVMDYKHHWSDVAAGSLLGVVAAFLAVRAASIEESQRMSPDAPATLAGPAETKNSEESRAYPVHPDLGLVTCQSSN, encoded by the coding sequence ATGAGTTTTAGCCTGCGTGTCTCGACGCCCGTCCGCCCCCTGGTGGACCTAGCCTTGATGGGACTGCTCCTGGTTATCGTAGAGAACTTTGCAAGGATCTGGGGACCGCCAACTAGCAGAGGCTTTTTTTGCGATGACCAGACCCTTATGTACCCGTACAATGAAAACACCATCAGCTCCTCGCTACTGCACCTGCTAGGACTGTACCTGCCCCTGCTTAGCTTATTCCTGGTTGAAAGCCTTCTTTGCCGAAGCAAAGGAGCCAGCAGTTGGAGTCACTATTGGCCTGTGTACAACGTGGTCCGATGGTTCCTATACGGCTACGTGTTCAATGACCTTCTCAAGAGCATCGGAAAGcaaacgatcggccgactacgtCCGCACTTCTTTGCCGCGTGCAGGCCAGTATTTCCAGATGGCACCACCTGTGCGGATGTGGGCCGACAAGGTGTAAGCGAGTACCATGAGGACTACGTCTGCCAGCCCCAGATTTCGGGTGCCAGCCAGGAGGTGCTTAAGGACATGCTGGTGTCCTTCCCCAGCGGGCACTCTGCAATGGCGTTCTACGGCCTGGTCTTTGTGGCGCTGCACATCCGTAGGCGCCGCTGGCCGTTGGAAGGCTCCCTGCTAGGCCCCGTGATACAGCTAGTCTGTGTCGCCGTGGCCTGGTTCGTCGCACTAAGCCGGGTCATGGACTACAAGCACCACTGGTCGGATGTTGCGGCCGGATCTCTGCTGGGGGTTGTAGCTGCCTTCTTGGCTGTTCGCGCGGCATCCATAGAGGAAAGTCAAAGGATGTCCCCGGATGCACCTGCAACACTGGCGGGTCCGGCGGAAACGAAGAACTCGGAGGAGTCCCGGGCTTACCCGGTGCACCCTGACTTAGGTCTGGTCACTTGCCAGAGCTCTAATTAG
- the LOC108131631 gene encoding cilia- and flagella-associated protein 45: protein MPCFSASNVRFVSADSQLQQKCQELRARARAQTAAYRPPAGGFRPSTSAPLGFASFKRTTCDQSAAYDQKQLKRNERERKRNQGTKHLVLRANELRRLKDQGKVPTVSDRLQEIDRQEEKHRQQLQLVEETRRRFKAIDEARGPAPGDAEGTSSELAELLEEKGSVLSRAFLARQEQEEEVKQINRMILDAKCKAVREAQIQEKHMLAKALREDDERLARMVNQRAKQALTAEDERERLEAEKRNRYANEIRQQLSERENRRYLEAKRVADEAKDIRRATELLREQEEQQRAFAQLRKQRFREELQRIRNMSNVFKTMLSEQERLAELRVTAYMREKQEKERQLKEMQRLAKKEFERRQQRIFTVAAEAMETRQANDELKYLKDRDRVEREYRRREKEAAIAKREVEQDLLESRAQQAQEMKQRLALEIAHAEEEFAKVMDRMREEEEKQKAMDRQRDSQRQIYRQDLRQQINDKQAERRRLSELEAERVQKWLDQEKQRDSNIRQVIGAKIAAMRENCLPEKYLREVEKQLKGIQGARNRIR, encoded by the coding sequence ATGCCCTGCTTCTCTGCCTCGAACGTCCGGTTTGTCAGCGCCGACTCGCAGTTGCAGCAGAAGTGCCAAGAGCTAAGGGCCCGGGCACGAGCTCAGACGGCGGCCTATCGGCCTCCAGCGGGCGGCTTCCGGCCCTCCACCTCAGCCCCCTTGGGCTTTGCCTCCTTCAAGAGGACGACCTGCGACCAATCTGCGGCCTACGACCAAAAACAGCTGAAGCGCAATGAGCGGGAGCGGAAGCGCAACCAGGGAACCAAGCACCTAGTCCTCCGGGCCAATGAGCTACGCCGACTGAAGGACCAAGGTAAGGTGCCCACAGTGAGCGACAGGCTGCAGGAAATCGATCGTCAGGAAGAAAAGCACCgccagcagctgcagctggtGGAGGAGACGCGCAGACGCTTCAAAGCCATCGACGAGGCGCGGGGACCGGCGCCCGGCGATGCCGAAGGAACCAGCTCTGAGTTGGCTGAACTACTGGAGGAAAAGGGGTCGGTGCTGAGCCGAGCATTCCTGGCCCGGCAGGAACAGGAAGAGGAGGTCAAGCAGATAAACCGCATGATTCTCGACGCCAAGTGCAAGGCTGTACGGGAAGCGCAGATCCAGGAGAAGCACATGCTGGCTAAGGCACTGCGGGAAGACGACGAGCGTCTGGCGCGCATGGTCAATCAGAGGGCCAAGCAGGCTCTGACCGCCGAGGACGAGCGGGAGCGGCTGGAGGCGGAGAAACGTAACCGGTACGCTAACGAGATCCGCCAGCAGCTAAGTGAGCGCGAAAACCGGCGTTACCTTGAGGCCAAGCGGGTTGCTGACGAGGCCAAGGACATCCGCCGTGCCACAGAGCTTCTGCGAGAGCAAGAAGAGCAGCAGCGCGCTTTTGCCCAGCTGCGCAAGCAGCGCTTTCGTGAGGAACTCCAGCGCATCCGGAACATGTCCAACGTGTTCAAGACTATGCTCAGCGAGCAGGAGCGACTGGCCGAGCTGCGCGTCACAGCCTACATGCGCGAGAAGCAGGAGAAAGAGCGCCAGCTCAAGGAAATGCAGCGCCTGGCGAAGAAGGAGTTCGAGCGGCGCCAGCAGCGGATCTTCACAGTGGCCGCGGAGGCCATGGAGACGCGGCAGGCCAACGATGAGCTGAAATATCTGAAGGACCGTGACCGGGTGGAGCGCGAGTATCGGCGGCGCGAAAAGGAGGCGGCTATTGCGAAGCGCGAGGTGGAGCAGGACCTGCTTGAGTCACGGGCTCAGCAGGCCCAGGAGATGAAGCAGCGCCTGGCCTTGGAGATCGCCCACGCAGAGGAGGAGTTCGCCAAGGTGATGGACCGCATGCGCGAGGAGGAGGAAAAGCAAAAGGCCATGGACCGACAACGCGACTCCCAGCGCCAGATCTACCGACAGGACCTGCGCCAGCAGATAAACGACAAGCAGGCTGAGCGCCGCCGACTCAGCGAGTTGGAGGCAGAGCGGGTCCAGAAGTGGCTTGACCAGGAGAAGCAGCGCGACTCCAACATTCGCCAGGTTATTGGCGCCAAGATTGCCGCCATGCGAGAGAACTGCCTGCCGGAGAAGTATCTGCGGGAGGTGGAGAAGCAGCTGAAGGGCATCCAGGGAGCCCGCAACCGCATTCGTTGA
- the LOC108131633 gene encoding putative phosphatidate phosphatase: MSKYTKLARGFCDLLIWAALSGASLLLHKLVRPFRRGFFCGDESLGYPMRDSTIGHELVIGLVLGVPTAVIAVVELFKQLPGSRPTQRLAQLYRQAICYLFGLAMCTFATMLSKLCIGRLRPHFFAVCQPMLPDGSGCQDAQNAGRYIDAFTCSNANMSDFAFKQLNQSFPSGHASLMMYAMLYLAIYLQVALSTRVSKLLKHLLQFLFVMFGWYVSLTRITDYYHHWSDVMAGAALGVVFAWLTAVFVTDLFANRRWAKNGYSANTLRKPQVSPKSSSKSQAGGAAAAGAPGAAQGVPPALPAYTFGTLPYLAAHPAQAQAQYAQTYHNYGYVP; encoded by the coding sequence ATGTCGAAGTACACGAAGCTGGCCCGCGGGTTCTGCGACCTGCTGATCTGGGCGGCCCTCAGTGGGGCCAGCCTGCTACTGCACAAGTTGGTGCGCCCCTTCCGGCGGGGCTTCTTCTGCGGGGACGAATCCCTGGGCTACCCCATGCGTGATAGCACCATTGGTCATGAGCTGGTCATCGGCCTAGTTCTCGGAGTGCCCACAGCCGTGATAGCCGTGGTGGAGCTCTTCAAGCAGCTTCCAGGTAGCCGTCCGACCCAGCGCCTGGCCCAGTTGTACCGACAGGCGATCTGCTACCTATTTGGCCTGGCTATGTGCACCTTCGCCACGATGCTTTCAAAGCTCTGCATCGGGCGGCTGCGGCCCCACTTCTTCGCTGTGTGCCAGCCCATGTTGCCGGACGGAAGCGGATGCCAGGACGCCCAGAATGCTGGACGGTACATCGATGCCTTCACGTGCAGCAACGCCAACATGTCGGACTTCGCCTTCAAGCAGCTTAACCAATCCTTCCCCAGCGGTCACGCCAGCCTGATGATGTACGCCATGCTCTACCTGGCCATCTACCTGCAGGTGGCGCTCAGCACTCGGGTCTCTAAGCTGCTGAAGCACCTGTTGCAGTTCCTCTTTGTCATGTTTGGCTGGTACGTCTCCCTGACCCGGATCACTGACTACTATCACCACTGGAGCGACGTTATGGCAGGAGCGGCACTGGGCGTTGTGTTCGCATGGCTCACGGCGGTGTTTGTGACCGATCTGTTTGCCAACAGGCGCTGGGCCAAGAATGGTTACTCGGCCAACACCCTGCGAAAGCCCCAGGTGTCGCCCAAGAGCTCCTCCAAATCCCAGGCCGGAGGAGCCGCTGCTGCGGGGGCCCCAGGAGCGGCCCAGGGCGTGCCTCCCGCTCTGCCGGCCTACACGTTTGGAACGCTGCCGTACTTGGCGGCGCACCCCGCACAGGCGCAGGCGCAATACGCTCAAACGTATCACAACTACGGCTATGTGCCCTGA
- the LOC108131632 gene encoding putative phosphatidate phosphatase — MRVGNEDQSVAVPMPDAGATPSVASADRQGAADRRLTQRLLLELLVVVVLVIPICVYEFAVDPVRRGFFCADETIAYPFRDNTITPVMLGLIVGLLPLLVFVLVEYVSHLRAGQIGETQVVLQWRVSTWYVQLARQATYFIFGLLLTFDATEVGKYTIGRLRPHFLAVCQPQLTDGSLCSDPVNLHRYVENYECAGEGFSVEDVRQSRLSFPSGHSSLIFYAMLYVALYLQLKITWRGSKLGRHFVQFLLIMLAWYTALSRVMDNWHHWSDVLCGSLLGIVGALVTVRFIARMFDMPFRRMEGLLGGGLRRENTAATLQEEVCPSTPPPYSANSNYSEDDYRTKV; from the coding sequence ATGCGCGTCGGGAACGAAGATCAATCTGTAGCCGTCCCCATGCCCGACGCGGGTGCGACCCCCTCAGTAGCTTCGGCAGACCGTCAGGGGGCCGCGGACCGTCGCCTGACACAGCGGCTGCTCCTGGAGCTGCTGGTCGTAGTGGTTCTCGTCATCCCCATCTGCGTGTACGAGTTCGCAGTGGACCCGGTGCGACGCGGCTTTTTCTGCGCCGACGAGACCATCGCCTACCCCTTCAGGGATAACACCATCACCCCGGTGATGCTCGGCCTGATCGTTGGCCTGCTGCCGTTACTAGTCTTCGTCTTGGTGGAGTACGTCTCCCATCTGCGAGCGGGCCAGATTGGGGAAACGCAAGTTGTGCTGCAGTGGCGGGTCTCCACCTGGTACGTGCAGCTAGCCCGCCAAGCCACCTACTTCATCTTCGGGCTACTGCTGACCTTCGACGCCACCGAGGTGGGAAAGTACACCATTGGACGCCTGCGTCCGCACTTTCTGGCTGTATGCCAGCCGCAGCTCACGGACGGCAGCCTGTGCTCGGATCCGGTCAACCTGCACCGCTACGTGGAGAACTATGAGTGCGCGGGCGAGGGCTTCTCAGTCGAGGACGTGCGCCAGTCGCGCCTCAGCTTTCCAAGTGGACACTCCAGCTTAATATTCTACGCCATGCTGTACGTAGCCCTCTACTTGCAACTAAAGATCACCTGGCGAGGTTCGAAATTGGGGCGTCACTTCGTGCAGTTCTTGCTTATCATGCTGGCTTGGTACACAGCTCTTAGCCGGGTGATGGATAACTGGCACCACTGGTCTGACGTCCTCTGCGGCTCGCTTCTAGGCATAGTCGGCGCCCTGGTCACCGTCCGTTTCATTGCAAGGATGTTCGATATGCCCTTTAGGCGAATGGAGGGCCTCCTCGGCGGGGGGCTGCGGAGGGAGAACACGGCGGCCACCCTGCAGGAGGAAGTCTGCCCCAGCACCCCACCACCCTACTCAGCGAACAGCAACTACAGCGAAGATGATTATCGCACGAAAGTGTAG
- the LOC108131635 gene encoding putative phosphatidate phosphatase: MCGNPNTRLLSRLVIDFLILLGIFGVALVLLPQKLPTAQRGFHCSDLSLQYPYHQPWLTKVHLTIAVVVLPASFILVVEMVRAAFVPETTELKQRFVFVGARIPSFISECYKTVGVYLFGLGLALLAIRVTKHSTGRLRPYFFDVCQPTWGEEGDGKCLGTAGGNSSSYIEKFDCTEFATPADLVSIVRHSFPSGFVTTTIYAMVFLIFYAQARMFAPWMRFLRATLQMACASLALGVCWERISTYQNHLSDVAAGAALGVFLAFFGAVVVAGLFTEVRVKRRQWPRNEQIYGYAGYYNRATYGY, translated from the coding sequence ATGTGCGGCAATCCGAATACTCGTCTTCTCTCTCGGTTGGTCATCGACTTTCTCATCCTCCTGGGGATCTTCGGCGTGGCCCTGGTGCTGCTGCCCCAAAAGCTTCCCACTGCCCAGCGGGGCTTTCACTGCAGCGACCTGAGTCTGCAGTACCCTTATCACCAGCCTTGGCTGACCAAGGTCCATCTCACCATCGCAGTGGTGGTCCTCCCAGCGTCCTTCATTCTCGTAGTCGAGATGGTCAGAGCCGCCTTTGTGCCGGAAACAACGGAGCTGAAGCAGCGCTTTGTCTTCGTGGGAGCCCGAATTCCTAGCTTCATCAGCGAGTGCTACAAGACAGTGGGAGTGTATCTATTCGGCCTGGGTCTAGCCCTACTTGCGATCCGGGTGACCAAGCACTCCACAGGGCGTTTGCGACCCTACTTCTTCGACGTCTGCCAGCCCACGTGGGGCGAGGAGGGCGATGGCAAGTGCCTCGGGACTGCCGGGGGAAACTCTTCTTCCTACATTGAGAAATTCGACTGCACGGAGTTCGCGACTCCGGCTGATCTAGTCTCCATTGTGCGCCACTCCTTTCCCAGCGGATTCGTGACCACCACCATCTATGCCATGGTTTTTCTGATATTCTACGCCCAGGCTCGGATGTTCGCCCCGTGGATGCGGTTCCTCCGTGCCACTCTGCAGATGGCTTGTGCGTCTCTAGCTCTTGGCGTCTGCTGGGAGCGCATCTCAACATACCAGAACCATTTGTCAGATGTAGCGGCGGGGGCTGCTCTCGGCGTGTTTCTGGCGTTCTTCGGTGCCGTCGTGGTGGCTGGCCTGTTTACGGAGGTGCGGGTGAAGCGGCGCCAGTGGCCCAGGAACGAACAGATCTATGGCTATGCAGGGTACTATAATAGAGCTACATATGGATACTGA